A genome region from Campylobacter concisus includes the following:
- a CDS encoding Tfp pilus assembly protein FimT/FimU, whose protein sequence is MHKNKGFTVIELIFVIIAVGILAAMIIPRLEINGAREAATQMLTHIRYAQHLAMQDDKFVHSENEKFWFKMRWGIAINDTSLQECSVDEPGIKSWKYSIFYDKRGSGNKFSGNLNSKEEVAIDTQKSNKFLSAGWRGIPQSYCNKINIDLNIEKKYGIKSVKFVGSCGKGKMQTIDFDELGRPMRVVSVTNNKGAKRPYSRLLKGNCKIVLTDKNNNVASINIEKRSGYAYIN, encoded by the coding sequence ATGCATAAAAATAAGGGTTTTACCGTTATAGAGCTTATCTTTGTAATTATTGCCGTTGGCATACTTGCAGCAATGATCATACCAAGGCTAGAAATAAACGGAGCCAGAGAGGCAGCTACACAGATGCTAACGCATATAAGATACGCCCAACACCTTGCCATGCAAGATGATAAATTTGTTCATTCAGAAAATGAAAAATTTTGGTTTAAAATGAGATGGGGGATAGCTATTAATGACACTAGTTTGCAAGAGTGCTCTGTAGATGAGCCTGGGATTAAATCTTGGAAATATAGTATTTTTTATGATAAGAGAGGTAGTGGTAATAAATTTAGTGGTAACTTAAATTCCAAAGAAGAGGTTGCCATCGATACGCAAAAGTCAAATAAATTTTTAAGTGCGGGCTGGAGAGGCATTCCTCAGTCCTATTGCAATAAAATTAATATAGATTTAAATATTGAAAAAAAATATGGCATAAAATCAGTTAAATTTGTCGGTAGTTGCGGAAAAGGCAAAATGCAAACCATTGATTTTGACGAATTAGGTAGGCCTATGAGAGTGGTAAGTGTTACTAACAATAAAGGAGCAAAAAGGCCTTATTCAAGACTATTGAAAGGCAATTGCAAGATAGTTTTAACAGATAAAAATAACAATGTAGCCTCTATAAATATAGAAAAAAGAAGTGGATACGCATATATAAACTAA
- a CDS encoding glycosyltransferase family 39 protein, with protein sequence MLDKFREFVGYHVAFSVFLICLIDCMFLLYTANSLSISYSEAEIFFNKQNFLSHVLNLSVQIFGQTDLALRSVMIAFHVISVVLMYKVSKFYIKLEFDRLIAVLLFILLPGTIASALIVNNAGLCVMLALLCIYFFHIKNKILFVTFFCLSFFIDGDFLIFYVGFFIFALYKRKPPLAWLSAILFLLTLYFFGFDTNGRPSGHFIDTFGIFAAVFSPFIFIFFVYTIYRIWVKEKKDLLWFIAICSFCFCMIVSVRQRLELEQFLPFCVIATPLMVRVFFNSYRVRLPKFRKGYKICTTLVMLFLALNWSMIVFNQIFYLFLDNPTKHFVYKFDVVKELAAKLKEAEIKDLYTDNKKLALRLKFYGIDVRDESKNLLVSADLDGKSKFCIEKIGKVIANFDVRGK encoded by the coding sequence TTGCTAGATAAATTTAGAGAATTTGTTGGATATCACGTCGCTTTTAGCGTATTTTTAATATGTTTGATCGATTGTATGTTTTTACTTTATACGGCAAATTCTCTTAGTATAAGTTATAGTGAAGCTGAAATTTTTTTTAACAAACAAAATTTTCTTAGCCATGTTTTAAACTTAAGCGTTCAAATTTTTGGTCAAACAGATCTTGCTCTAAGATCTGTGATGATCGCGTTTCATGTCATAAGCGTCGTTTTAATGTATAAGGTAAGCAAATTTTACATTAAATTAGAGTTTGACAGACTTATTGCGGTATTGCTTTTTATCTTACTTCCTGGCACGATAGCTTCAGCTCTTATTGTCAATAATGCTGGGCTTTGCGTTATGCTGGCGCTTCTATGTATATACTTTTTCCATATTAAAAATAAAATTTTATTTGTAACATTTTTTTGTCTTTCTTTTTTTATAGATGGCGATTTTTTGATATTTTACGTAGGATTTTTTATATTTGCACTTTACAAAAGAAAGCCGCCTCTTGCTTGGCTAAGTGCTATTTTGTTTTTACTCACGCTTTACTTTTTTGGTTTTGATACAAATGGTAGGCCAAGTGGGCACTTTATCGATACTTTTGGTATCTTTGCCGCTGTTTTTTCGCCGTTTATTTTTATCTTTTTTGTCTATACGATTTATAGAATTTGGGTTAAAGAGAAAAAAGATCTTTTGTGGTTTATCGCAATTTGCTCATTTTGCTTTTGTATGATAGTCTCAGTGCGCCAAAGGCTGGAACTTGAGCAGTTCTTGCCATTTTGCGTGATCGCAACACCACTTATGGTAAGAGTTTTTTTTAATTCGTATCGTGTAAGATTGCCAAAATTTAGAAAAGGCTATAAAATTTGTACGACCTTAGTGATGCTTTTTCTGGCCCTAAACTGGTCGATGATTGTATTTAATCAAATTTTTTACCTTTTTTTAGATAATCCAACAAAGCATTTTGTCTATAAATTTGATGTTGTAAAAGAGCTTGCAGCCAAATTAAAAGAAGCGGAAATTAAGGATTTATACACTGATAATAAAAAGCTTGCATTAAGACTTAAATTTTATGGTATAGATGTAAGAGATGAGTCTAAAAATTTATTAGTAAGTGCCGATCTAGATGGAAAATCAAAATTTTGCATAGAAAAAATTGGAAAAGTAATTGCAAATTTTGATGTAAGAGGTAAGTAG
- a CDS encoding phosphoribosyltransferase, whose product MIFYSYDEFAVDTKKMAKQIKDEFDPEVILAVARGGLTLGHSLAVALNNRNLFTLNSIHYEDTNKLDTINIFNVPDLSKYTKILLVDDIIDSGESMVEIKRELLKRYPNLDIKIATVFYKEKALLLPEFKVKEAHDWIEFFWDIHI is encoded by the coding sequence ATGATATTTTATAGCTATGATGAATTTGCTGTTGATACTAAAAAGATGGCAAAACAGATAAAAGACGAGTTTGATCCAGAGGTGATACTAGCTGTGGCAAGAGGCGGTCTAACGCTTGGCCACTCGCTAGCTGTTGCGCTTAATAATAGAAATTTATTTACCCTAAATTCTATCCATTATGAAGATACAAATAAGCTTGATACGATTAATATCTTTAACGTGCCAGATCTTAGCAAATACACTAAAATTTTGCTCGTCGATGACATCATCGACAGTGGTGAGAGCATGGTCGAGATAAAAAGAGAACTGCTTAAGCGTTATCCAAATTTAGATATAAAAATAGCGACCGTCTTTTATAAAGAGAAAGCTCTGCTTTTGCCAGAATTTAAGGTAAAAGAGGCTCACGATTGGATCGAGTTTTTTTGGGATATACATATTTAA
- a CDS encoding NCS2 family permease: MKFFDLAQNKTSVKQEFGAGLTTFLAMMYIVPVNAIVMSKTGMPYEALITATALITIFSTILNGLWANTPVAMSVGMGLNAYFTSGLCIGMKVPWQTALGVVFLSGVIFVILSFTNFRMWIIRSISLDLRRAISAGIGTFISFVAFQQMGFIVNSDSVLVGIGNFKDPNVLLGVLGLFLVICFWAWKIKGAFILAVLATSVIAWALGIAPHPTEIFSTPASISPIFLELDIKGALSLALLPVVITFFVTDLFDSIGTLAGVGTRAGIFDENKKDGVVKLEKTLEADAIATAAGSLVGVSTTTSFVESASGVEDGGRTGLTAVFCGLLFILTLFMLPLFKAIPGNAIYPILVMVGVLMFAELASINFKDPAIAVATFFIVVLIPLTYSITNGLAFGFMSYVIVKLIKREFSDINLGVVALALISFIVFLVH; encoded by the coding sequence GTGAAATTTTTTGACTTAGCACAAAACAAAACGAGTGTGAAGCAGGAATTTGGTGCAGGTCTTACGACGTTTTTGGCGATGATGTATATCGTGCCGGTAAATGCGATCGTTATGAGCAAAACTGGTATGCCATACGAGGCACTCATCACGGCAACTGCGCTAATTACCATATTTTCTACGATATTAAATGGTCTTTGGGCAAACACACCAGTTGCTATGAGCGTTGGTATGGGACTTAATGCTTATTTTACATCTGGTCTTTGCATCGGTATGAAAGTGCCTTGGCAAACGGCTCTTGGCGTTGTTTTCTTAAGCGGCGTGATATTTGTTATCTTATCTTTTACAAATTTTAGAATGTGGATAATTAGATCCATCTCACTTGATCTAAGAAGGGCTATAAGCGCTGGCATAGGCACCTTTATCAGCTTTGTGGCATTTCAGCAAATGGGCTTTATCGTAAATAGCGACTCAGTTTTGGTTGGTATAGGAAATTTCAAAGATCCAAACGTACTTCTTGGCGTTTTAGGACTATTTTTAGTTATTTGCTTTTGGGCGTGGAAGATAAAGGGCGCGTTTATCCTAGCTGTGCTTGCTACTTCAGTGATAGCTTGGGCGCTTGGTATCGCTCCTCATCCAACAGAAATTTTCTCAACTCCAGCCTCTATCTCACCGATATTTTTAGAGCTTGACATAAAAGGCGCGCTTAGTCTAGCCTTGCTGCCAGTTGTTATCACATTTTTTGTGACCGATCTTTTTGACTCGATAGGCACACTAGCTGGTGTAGGCACGAGAGCTGGAATTTTTGATGAAAACAAAAAAGATGGCGTCGTAAAACTTGAAAAAACTCTTGAAGCTGACGCTATTGCTACGGCAGCTGGCTCACTAGTAGGTGTAAGTACGACCACATCGTTTGTAGAGAGTGCTAGCGGTGTAGAAGATGGCGGTAGAACTGGTCTAACGGCTGTATTTTGCGGACTTTTATTTATACTTACATTATTTATGTTGCCACTTTTTAAAGCGATTCCTGGCAATGCCATTTATCCGATCCTTGTGATGGTTGGCGTGCTTATGTTTGCTGAGCTTGCTAGTATAAATTTTAAAGATCCAGCCATTGCTGTTGCGACATTTTTCATAGTTGTGCTCATCCCGCTTACTTATTCGATCACAAACGGCCTTGCATTTGGCTTTATGTCATACGTTATAGTTAAGCTCATAAAGAGAGAATTTAGCGATATAAATTTAGGCGTAGTCGCGCTAGCGCTCATTAGTTTTATCGTATTTTTAGTGCATTGA
- the mqnE gene encoding aminofutalosine synthase MqnE, which yields MMNLLQKLESGERLSKQEAFSLYELDLFTLAKFADKKRRKLHGNKVFFNVNRHINPTNICADICKFCAFSAHRKNPNPYLMSHEEILKIVDESVSHGVKEIHIVSAHNAKSGWQWYLEIFKKIKAAHPELHVKAMTAAEIDFLSRHYGLSYDEVIEKMLEYGVDSMPGGGAEIFDEEVRAKICKGKVSSENWLKIHKMWHDKGRQSNATMLFGHIESRENRIDHMLRIRDLQDKTGGFNAFIPLVYQRENNYLKDVKFLGSAEILKTMAISRLVLDNIPHIKAYWATSTLNLAMIAQEFGADDLDGTIEKESIQSAAGANSANGVTLKTFCDLIKTSGFTPVERDSLYNELKIY from the coding sequence ATAATGAATCTATTACAAAAACTAGAAAGTGGCGAGAGATTAAGCAAGCAAGAGGCTTTTTCGCTTTATGAGCTTGATCTTTTTACCTTGGCTAAATTTGCCGACAAAAAGCGCAGAAAGCTGCACGGCAACAAGGTCTTTTTTAATGTAAATCGCCATATCAATCCAACAAATATCTGTGCTGATATCTGTAAATTTTGCGCATTTTCAGCTCACAGAAAAAATCCAAATCCATACTTAATGAGCCACGAAGAAATTTTAAAGATCGTTGATGAGAGCGTAAGCCACGGCGTAAAGGAGATACACATCGTATCAGCTCACAACGCAAAAAGTGGCTGGCAGTGGTATTTAGAAATTTTTAAAAAGATAAAGGCAGCTCATCCAGAGCTTCACGTAAAGGCGATGACGGCAGCTGAGATCGACTTTTTATCAAGACATTACGGCTTAAGCTATGATGAGGTGATAGAGAAGATGCTCGAATACGGCGTCGATAGCATGCCAGGCGGCGGGGCTGAAATTTTTGATGAAGAGGTCAGAGCTAAAATTTGCAAAGGCAAAGTAAGTAGCGAAAACTGGCTCAAAATCCACAAAATGTGGCATGATAAAGGCAGACAAAGCAACGCAACAATGCTTTTTGGCCACATAGAAAGCCGTGAAAATAGGATCGATCACATGCTAAGGATCAGAGACTTGCAGGACAAAACTGGCGGATTTAACGCGTTTATCCCACTAGTCTATCAAAGAGAAAACAACTACTTAAAAGATGTGAAATTTCTAGGATCAGCTGAAATTTTAAAGACCATGGCGATATCTCGCTTGGTGCTTGATAATATCCCACACATAAAGGCCTATTGGGCTACTTCGACGCTAAATTTAGCGATGATCGCTCAGGAATTTGGAGCTGATGATCTTGATGGTACGATAGAAAAAGAGAGTATTCAAAGTGCAGCTGGTGCAAATAGCGCAAACGGCGTTACACTAAAGACATTTTGTGATCTTATTAAAACATCTGGTTTTACGCCGGTTGAGCGCGATAGCTTATATAACGAACTTAAAATTTACTAA
- a CDS encoding HD domain-containing protein: MLADKSTKYSDNYLKIKEKFLDFKANLPKHFQKNQGRNFANFLAKEYDDFIKSYLNETMRDFFDDFVPQNDSFAFSVLATGKYAQTLLSANSELEILLVYKNLKGYNIKNFLKEFSEILSSSGINFYIKSVEIDEIFTNYKDDLKFKSETSQVRYICGSKSLYRLVKSEIVKLKEFDKKAFLNYHLKAFLPFSSISYLAQEPNLKSGFGGIDEIYHLNCILNCLDSDISVRSQALKVMNEKEIASFNLNVDFLLSLLTTLNLTQNSDTFSASSVEITTNFMQTKSKKLQDNESVISQKMLSSMNNVAIYSRFIVASLCRPFFKSELNFDQRKFARLKNGFYEINGVIYVPLHKKPALIENLITELLELKDVDYKFDISAIFYIKRAIITKSGLERAISEFKKIFLRKNSYAILKSLLDAQMIQILIKPMEHISQLAQYDGYHEFTVDEHSILSVKFLENIKDKFIKNLYTELCLEGKTMLKIVTLMHDVGKGLGKDHANIGANIFRAYANKLNLSQKAVNIGVILIKYHTLMSNVSNREDIYSQRVIFAFISKLGDKQVLKLLYILSYCVINATNERLYNAYTAKLLRELYEISLSAFSDENLLDEATRRVKKEQSIKRNSEFLALESNLQDKIFKITSNLVFIKYSASEIINLSKVADSLDATEIFINNSKNLSIQIYTKKSLNLSALLYEFAKFDLAYMEIFELFEKKFYIRLDFNQNVKKEELENTKNLALKSLNSEVLKEPLKPNINKDEINFELNHSKDYAKLSINAKDQRGLMAYVMSVFDRLHFQVTSARIQTVKNRTRNLFLIEKNERLESKGDEILNLLISE; the protein is encoded by the coding sequence ATGCTGGCTGATAAAAGTACCAAATATAGCGATAATTATTTAAAAATCAAAGAGAAATTTCTTGATTTTAAGGCAAATTTACCAAAACATTTTCAAAAAAATCAGGGTAGAAATTTTGCAAATTTTTTAGCCAAAGAATATGATGATTTTATAAAATCTTATTTAAATGAAACTATGCGAGATTTTTTTGATGATTTTGTGCCGCAAAATGACAGCTTTGCCTTTAGTGTTTTAGCTACTGGAAAATATGCCCAAACCTTACTTAGCGCAAATAGTGAGCTTGAAATTTTACTAGTTTATAAAAATTTAAAAGGCTATAACATAAAGAATTTCTTAAAAGAATTTAGCGAAATTTTAAGTAGCTCTGGAATAAATTTTTATATAAAAAGCGTTGAAATAGATGAAATTTTTACAAATTACAAAGACGATCTCAAATTTAAAAGCGAAACATCACAAGTCCGATATATCTGTGGTTCAAAAAGTCTCTACCGCTTAGTAAAAAGCGAGATCGTAAAATTAAAAGAATTTGATAAAAAAGCCTTTTTAAACTACCATTTAAAGGCATTTTTGCCGTTTTCTAGCATCAGCTACTTAGCCCAAGAGCCAAATTTAAAAAGTGGCTTTGGCGGGATAGATGAAATTTATCACCTAAACTGCATACTAAATTGCCTTGATAGCGACATTTCAGTTAGATCACAAGCCCTAAAAGTGATGAATGAAAAAGAGATCGCTAGCTTTAACCTAAATGTAGACTTTTTACTAAGCCTACTAACCACCTTAAATTTGACGCAAAATTCTGATACTTTTAGCGCTTCAAGCGTTGAGATCACGACAAATTTCATGCAAACAAAGTCTAAAAAGCTTCAAGATAACGAAAGCGTTATCAGCCAAAAGATGCTAAGTTCGATGAACAATGTCGCCATTTATTCGAGGTTTATCGTCGCTTCTCTTTGCAGGCCATTTTTCAAAAGTGAGCTAAATTTTGATCAGAGAAAATTTGCAAGGCTAAAAAATGGCTTTTACGAGATAAATGGCGTTATTTACGTGCCACTTCATAAAAAGCCAGCTCTCATTGAAAATCTAATAACCGAGCTTTTAGAACTAAAAGATGTGGATTATAAATTTGATATAAGCGCGATCTTTTACATCAAGCGAGCCATCATCACAAAAAGTGGCTTAGAGCGCGCTATCAGCGAGTTTAAAAAGATATTTTTAAGAAAAAATTCCTACGCAATTTTAAAGTCATTGCTCGATGCGCAAATGATACAAATTTTAATAAAGCCAATGGAACACATCAGCCAGCTAGCTCAGTACGACGGCTATCACGAATTTACGGTCGATGAGCATAGTATTTTAAGTGTAAAATTTCTTGAAAATATAAAAGATAAATTTATAAAAAATCTCTATACCGAGCTTTGCTTGGAGGGCAAGACGATGCTAAAGATCGTGACTTTAATGCACGACGTTGGCAAGGGGCTTGGTAAAGATCATGCAAATATCGGAGCAAATATCTTTAGAGCATACGCAAACAAGCTAAATTTAAGCCAAAAAGCCGTAAATATCGGCGTCATCTTGATAAAATACCACACGCTAATGAGCAACGTCTCAAATAGAGAAGACATTTATTCCCAACGCGTTATATTTGCTTTTATCTCAAAGCTTGGCGACAAGCAGGTTTTAAAACTGCTTTACATCCTTAGCTACTGCGTGATAAATGCCACAAACGAGAGGCTCTATAACGCCTACACAGCAAAGCTTTTAAGGGAACTTTATGAAATTTCTCTTAGTGCATTTAGCGATGAAAATTTACTAGATGAAGCGACAAGGCGCGTAAAAAAAGAGCAGTCTATAAAACGAAATAGCGAGTTTTTGGCGCTTGAGTCAAACTTGCAAGATAAAATTTTTAAAATCACATCAAATCTTGTCTTTATAAAATATAGTGCGAGTGAAATCATAAATTTAAGCAAGGTCGCAGATAGCTTAGATGCGACAGAAATTTTTATAAATAACTCTAAAAATTTAAGCATTCAGATTTATACAAAAAAGAGCCTAAATTTAAGCGCCCTGCTCTATGAATTTGCTAAATTTGACCTAGCATACATGGAAATTTTTGAGCTATTTGAGAAGAAATTTTATATCAGGCTTGATTTTAACCAAAATGTTAAAAAAGAGGAGCTTGAAAATACTAAAAATTTAGCTCTAAAATCCTTAAATAGCGAGGTTTTAAAAGAGCCTTTGAAACCAAATATTAACAAAGATGAGATAAACTTCGAACTAAATCACTCAAAAGATTACGCCAAACTTAGCATTAACGCAAAAGATCAGCGCGGACTAATGGCTTATGTGATGAGTGTTTTTGATAGGCTTCATTTTCAAGTCACGAGTGCTAGAATCCAAACGGTCAAAAATAGAACAAGAAATCTCTTTTTGATCGAGAAAAACGAGCGACTTGAGAGCAAGGGTGATGAGATATTAAATTTATTAATAAGCGAGTAA
- the glmS gene encoding glutamine--fructose-6-phosphate transaminase (isomerizing), protein MCGIVGYIGNKEKKEIILGGLKELEYRGYDSAGMAVMSDNKIDFFKAVGKLENLALKTKDFASEGFGVAIGHTRWATHGKPTEINAHPHLGEHSFVVHNGIIENYKELKDELEAKGVKFVSQTDTEVIVHLFEEILKEKKDPFKAYEATIAKLRGAYATLLITKTAPDKIFFAKDAAPMAIGKSNEKELYFASSDAPLIGNATEVAYLDDNNYGYVSLDEIAVFKDGKKANITFNALPKDKSYAQKEGYTFFMEKEIYEQGAVVSETIMGRVKNHKVTLENLDDEYLKSIDDVVLCACGTSYHAALTASYLFERLAKVRTKVEVASEFRYRKPYLNKNSLFIVISQSGETADTLEALRIAKEAGLRTLAICNVDNSSIVRLADNTLLTRAGIEKGVASTKAFATQIIVLWMLVLQMASAKGSISKKELDHEIKTLLHIPQILNINNSLQEKLHRLSKHYLHGHGFFFIGRDIFYPLALEGALKLKEISYLHAEGYPSGEMKHGPIALADEKLFTIALMPQNLLYEKTKSNVEELAARDAYILAISPLEFELSDDYVKTSVQDHYMSEFFEMMLVLQLLALEISVRLGNNVDMPRNLAKSVTVE, encoded by the coding sequence ATGTGTGGAATCGTAGGATACATCGGAAATAAAGAGAAAAAAGAGATCATACTGGGTGGACTTAAAGAGCTAGAATACCGTGGATATGATAGTGCTGGTATGGCTGTAATGAGTGACAACAAGATCGACTTTTTCAAAGCAGTTGGTAAGCTTGAAAATTTAGCCCTAAAAACAAAAGACTTTGCTTCAGAAGGCTTTGGTGTGGCAATAGGTCATACACGCTGGGCAACTCACGGTAAGCCAACTGAGATAAACGCTCACCCACACCTTGGTGAGCACTCATTTGTCGTTCACAACGGCATCATCGAAAACTACAAAGAGCTTAAAGATGAACTCGAAGCAAAAGGTGTGAAATTTGTAAGCCAGACTGATACTGAGGTGATCGTGCACCTTTTTGAAGAAATTTTAAAAGAGAAAAAAGACCCATTTAAAGCTTATGAGGCGACTATCGCAAAGCTAAGAGGTGCATACGCGACACTACTTATCACCAAAACTGCGCCTGATAAGATATTTTTTGCAAAAGACGCCGCTCCTATGGCGATAGGAAAGAGTAATGAAAAAGAGCTATATTTTGCCTCATCTGACGCACCTTTAATTGGCAATGCAACAGAAGTAGCATACTTGGATGATAATAACTACGGCTACGTGAGCCTTGATGAGATCGCTGTTTTTAAAGATGGTAAAAAAGCCAACATAACCTTTAACGCACTTCCAAAAGACAAAAGCTATGCCCAAAAAGAGGGCTATACATTTTTCATGGAGAAAGAAATTTACGAGCAAGGAGCAGTCGTATCTGAAACTATCATGGGCAGGGTTAAAAACCACAAAGTCACTCTTGAAAATTTAGACGATGAATACCTAAAAAGTATCGATGATGTCGTGCTTTGTGCGTGCGGTACGAGCTACCATGCAGCGCTAACCGCAAGTTATCTTTTTGAAAGACTTGCCAAAGTTAGAACAAAGGTCGAAGTGGCAAGTGAATTTAGATACAGAAAGCCTTATCTAAACAAAAACTCGCTCTTCATCGTAATCTCACAAAGTGGTGAGACAGCCGACACTCTTGAAGCGCTTAGGATAGCAAAAGAGGCTGGGCTTAGAACGCTTGCGATTTGCAACGTCGATAACTCATCTATCGTTAGACTAGCTGACAATACGCTTTTAACTCGCGCTGGCATCGAAAAAGGTGTGGCAAGTACAAAGGCATTTGCAACGCAGATCATCGTGCTTTGGATGCTTGTGCTTCAAATGGCATCAGCAAAGGGATCTATCAGCAAAAAAGAGCTTGATCACGAGATCAAAACTCTTCTTCACATTCCACAAATTTTAAATATTAATAACTCTCTTCAAGAGAAGCTTCACCGCCTAAGCAAGCATTATTTACACGGTCATGGCTTCTTCTTTATCGGCAGAGACATCTTTTATCCGCTAGCACTTGAAGGTGCGTTAAAACTTAAAGAAATTTCATATCTTCACGCCGAGGGCTATCCATCAGGCGAGATGAAGCACGGCCCTATCGCGCTTGCAGATGAGAAGCTATTTACGATCGCTTTAATGCCTCAAAATTTACTTTACGAAAAAACAAAGAGCAATGTAGAAGAGCTTGCTGCAAGAGATGCGTACATCCTAGCAATAAGCCCACTTGAGTTTGAGCTAAGCGATGACTACGTAAAAACAAGCGTTCAAGATCATTATATGAGCGAATTTTTTGAGATGATGCTTGTACTTCAGCTACTTGCACTTGAAATTTCTGTTAGACTTGGCAACAACGTCGATATGCCAAGAAATCTCGCAAAAAGCGTGACTGTCGAATAG
- a CDS encoding peptidoglycan-binding protein, giving the protein MKLNSSLLSVGLGVLLLSGCATGNSNGVTGSAAGSNNNNANTKIEKCSSTLGTLAFYEDQNSDWYSYLTHNYKLTSTIPVLRLLAQQTGCFVIVERGAMMDNMMQERALDRSGELRGGSGFGKGKMVAADYTIRPEIFFSNEDTGGAGALVEALFGSVAGAIAGGFSTKETQTTLVLIENRSGVQLAAAIGSASSTDFFGMGGGAGASLGAGLGVYSRTPEGKTLVNAFLDSMNQLVIALKDYKAQNVKGGLGKGGSLKVGD; this is encoded by the coding sequence ATGAAGTTAAATTCATCTTTACTAAGCGTAGGCCTTGGAGTTTTACTTTTAAGCGGTTGTGCAACTGGCAATAGCAACGGTGTAACTGGCAGTGCTGCTGGAAGCAATAACAATAATGCTAACACAAAAATAGAAAAATGTAGTAGCACCCTTGGAACACTTGCGTTTTATGAAGACCAAAATTCTGATTGGTATTCATATTTAACACACAACTACAAGCTCACATCAACTATTCCGGTTTTGCGTCTTCTTGCGCAACAAACTGGTTGTTTTGTTATAGTTGAACGTGGCGCTATGATGGATAATATGATGCAAGAGCGTGCACTTGATAGATCAGGCGAACTACGTGGTGGTTCTGGCTTTGGTAAAGGTAAAATGGTAGCAGCTGATTATACTATTCGCCCTGAAATTTTCTTTAGCAACGAAGATACAGGCGGAGCAGGCGCTCTTGTTGAAGCACTTTTTGGTAGTGTAGCAGGTGCTATAGCTGGTGGTTTTTCAACAAAAGAGACGCAGACCACATTGGTTCTTATAGAAAACCGTTCAGGTGTTCAATTAGCAGCAGCTATTGGCTCGGCTTCTAGCACTGACTTCTTTGGTATGGGTGGCGGCGCTGGTGCTTCTCTTGGCGCGGGACTTGGCGTATATTCAAGAACACCTGAGGGAAAAACACTTGTAAATGCTTTCCTTGATTCAATGAATCAATTAGTTATTGCTCTAAAAGACTACAAAGCGCAAAATGTAAAAGGCGGTCTTGGCAAAGGCGGAAGTTTAAAAGTAGGAGATTAA
- a CDS encoding gamma-glutamyl phosphate reductase, producing the protein MKFIAILFCSLTFLLAMSYEKKVEARLCNLINQREMAKFYGDIKSIDSFDKKIESYKFRNGIEKFDEDSCRTNGYYPVDPNYAPYPPEYRPYYQNRYDRFQRGYRGGYYNDDDYDDGFERGYRRGYKDARRDYRLGR; encoded by the coding sequence ATGAAATTTATAGCCATTTTATTTTGTTCATTAACTTTTTTGCTTGCTATGAGTTATGAAAAAAAAGTTGAAGCTAGACTTTGCAATCTTATAAACCAAAGAGAAATGGCTAAATTTTATGGCGACATAAAAAGTATTGATAGCTTTGATAAAAAAATAGAAAGCTATAAATTTCGTAATGGAATAGAAAAATTCGATGAGGATAGTTGCCGTACAAATGGCTACTATCCTGTTGATCCAAACTATGCGCCATATCCTCCTGAGTACCGTCCATACTATCAAAATAGATATGATAGATTTCAGCGTGGTTACCGTGGAGGCTACTATAACGATGACGACTACGATGATGGTTTTGAGCGTGGATATAGACGTGGTTATAAGGATGCTAGAAGAGATTATAGGTTAGGTAGATAG
- a CDS encoding DUF4172 domain-containing protein, which yields MTWQHPNYTKFSFYKRIIDTLTNKLEQDHKNLKELTSNISRDDLLKVQISALEDEIISSSLIGGERLKRSSIRS from the coding sequence TTGACATGGCAACATCCTAATTACACAAAATTTTCTTTCTATAAAAGAATAATAGACACCCTTACAAATAAGCTAGAGCAAGACCATAAAAATTTAAAAGAGCTAACAAGCAATATCAGCAGAGACGATCTTTTAAAGGTGCAAATTAGTGCACTTGAAGATGAAATAATAAGTTCATCTCTCATAGGGGGCGAAAGGCTTAAAAGATCAAGCATTCGCTCATAG
- a CDS encoding Fic family protein, whose protein sequence is MHPYDDGNGRITRALTHYFLREDGVKPFSISSII, encoded by the coding sequence ATCCATCCTTATGATGACGGTAATGGACGCATAACAAGGGCTTTGACACACTACTTTTTAAGAGAAGATGGTGTTAAGCCATTTTCTATCTCTAGCATTATTTAA